The region tatttatctagcgggtagggtacgggagagctactacccgtaccctacccgcccgttgacatccctaaccacatgtcagtttgtggttttttcttctttttttaattttttttttaattttttgaaaaataaaaataaaaatgtcatgtgtcaagtccctgtgtgtgacacatggcattgtcagtgtcacgtggcattacaatgccacatgtcagtatcattatcagatgtcattgtgttgatttcgatttagtccccatatatgttttttgtttcaatttagtacctacttatgtgtatctgattcaattttgacctaatatcttttaataattaaaatccattttttataaaattaaaagtaattaagtataaaagttttaaaaaaattaagtatttgatatttatattaaaatttagtggtaaaagtcattttattaagtcatttttaataaaaaaaattagtataacattcataccaatagaaattttggtttaaaattagtaagagacaacattgttctattttggaaaaaaaataaaaattaacaaacttaataaaaaaagtaattaataaagtaatatgttaaaaagtcgtttttaataaaaaatactagtataacatttatatgtaacgtcccatttaattattaaacgaaattaaaggaaacgtcacgcaaCGATAGTACAGTAGCGTAGCCTTGGGGTCCTTATCGCAACCCCTATAacctgggcacaccacgatgccaacagaaAATCAGAAACAAGTCAACAAAGAGTATAGAGTAGAAATGCATAAAgcgatacatgggccatagccctaaagaaatcaCGAAGAAAataactccagcccagatggctaagcagcggaatcaccattcccttgttgaccacgagaacctcgcccatctgctcccatcaatcaaattgatgatcatcgcaagaaagaacagccacatacaatacaaccatgcaacaaaacgggtaagctagagccgacaacatattcatcatacaatcaaatatatttcacCATCCCatatccatacaacaaccaagcatgttatgacctttcattcaatacactacgactcgactcgactcatccggatacgtataacttagtcggattcagcggatgcttgcacttgtagtggatacctctgctcacccccgagctattttttacaagtgttatgatggatcaattttccctcaccacaaggttagcccttagtgaatttcaggcctcctgctactctcaccacatgagtcagtccgctctaggtgagactaactgactcctcagagtgtcaggatgcaaccttaccttgaatccttacctagttatacagatggggaaccaccatgaacacccactaacaagggccatggaattacgtcccgaccactgaagcgcgaccctgaaagtctcacctagagaccccaaggaattatgcgcTGACACAGACAAAATACGATCATACAATCAAATAATATTCACCATGCAAAGATACCCTCATTATATCAACCTTTAAAGTCGTTACCTTTCAATTTCCAGATCCAACCCATTCCAACTTATCATAATCCATCCATGTACATAGAATTCAACTCATCTCattatcatgccactttaacaACACCAAATCTCATTTAGCTCACATGTCAAtactcataccaaactcatcatttataattcatgaatcatgctacGTATACATCacactccattatatacatgtccctcatcataacattcatacccaaCCAAAATAGATCATCCAGAAATAAACAAACATCCAAACACAAcgctgtctcgcccagcacctcgctcaggctgaggggtctcgctcggGCGAGACACTCTCGCTCATGCGAGTTccccctccgcctaggcgagggctcaaaatAGGAACATGAaacaacgcgggatctcgcttaggcgagacccctctcgcctgggcgagttgtctgctcgctcaaaattaaagagttggccgcctgggcgaccttgGGCGAAAAaggcttgggcgagcctctgccagactcgcttaggcgagtccgacttgcctgggcgagattaccaGGTCTCGCCCTAGATTCACCTACAGCAGATACAATTTTCCAAACCCTTCAATCATACAAGATATCCCACGCACCACAGATAGCGATTTATCCATACAAACATCCAGCAGGTTCAAACAGATCAAAGACAACCCAAAAACAGATTAGGGACAactcaaactcgaaaccctaacttcccgtacctggaaaagctTAGTAGAGATCCTGGCGGCACGACCACGGGCACAACGGCTTCTAAGGACGAACTATAGGGCTGAAAACAGAGTGGGACAAAACTAGGAGATGGAGTTAGCAGAGGCTCTCAATTGAAGTTTCAATAAGGTGAAGAGGGACCAGTACAAACAGGAAGGaatacttacatggagtagcAATCTCCCTTAGCTCAACATGACTGTGaataaaccctagcagaggggtTGACGGCTGCAGAACTAGGTTCTGTGAAAATGAGCGAAAAGCGAGGCTTAGGGCAACGAAAGATGGTTTTTATCTACTGGGCtagcccttaggcccacttaccaGGACAACCCCTTAAAATATAGGGCAGGGAGAaatggaaatatttttaatgggccttacattttacaaataataaatttggtctaaaattgagagaaacaatataagtattagtatttaattttgtaaaaatatttatacttaattatttttaatcttataaaaaatggattacaaaaatattttaatttttaaaaaaatttgggacaaaattgaatcagatatacttaggtactaaattgaaacaaaaagacatatatagggactaaatcgaaatcaacacaatgacatctgatagtgacactaacatgtggcattgcaatgtcatgtggcactgacaatgtcacgtgtcacacacatGGACTTAACacttgacatttttatttttattttcaaaaaattaaaaaaaattataaatttaaaaaaaattaaaaaataaaaaaaatcacaaacttacacgtggcacgttgactaacggtgTTAGTCAGCTCCgtttgaaagggacctaattgaaacacttttttcaaaaaattgggatgcaattgacactttttttaaaccggGTACCTATTTAACACACTAGCTCCAAATTGGgtactatacgagtaattataaaaaaaaactagtattTTATCGAGCTACTAcagtattaaaaaattaaaatatatttattatataaatataattaaaattttctattgcgTAAATTTGAATAgtaacattttattaatttattatttttaagttattcacatattttaaaaaataaattggtgcaatatttttaagttatttatatattttgtaatactttaatatacaactttttcaaaatcaattctatcaattaaaataaagaatctaaatttaaatttaaatgaaacaataattaataatttcatatgtttcaaaacaattaatcaaatattttattttgatacaagaaaataaaataaattttacaattttaaaatcaattaataaaaatttaaaaaacctttatatatatatatatatatatatatatatatatatatatatatatatatatatatatatatatatatatatatatatattgtctaAGAGTATCTATACTAGTATAGAAGGAATTTTTCAtcctctaaatattttttatattaaaataattatttttgaagtagccttctatttaaatttattaatttttttatttaatcatctTTTAAACTTAactactttttaattaattgaattatatctataaataaataaaaattacttataataaaaatgagttCAAAAAGGATAACagacttttattatttttgggcaAGTTATTGAACACATTGTAGTTATTAAGTAAGATCTTTTGTTTGTCCAAAAGACATCTTGTTCCTCGTTATTAAAAGACTATCAGCTGATTCTCTTAATCATCTCTATTTTATGTAAAGAAAATTCTCCAATTTTATTTCAGGACTACATAATAATTGCATTTTCACCCTCCAACTTCATCCTATAATGCTGCaaacttttcataaaaaaacaaaaaaaggaagATGACAAGTAAATAATCTTTTTGCCTTGATCAAGACATCTGAGAAGATAGTAGGTCAATGCAACTGAATGTCATTCTTCGGTGcatatatcaacaaaatatcATCTTCTGAAAGTTGAGATGATTGTTCCCCTTAGACACCAACATCCATACAAGAATAAATGCTAGAAGCCTTTCATTAATCTCCATCTCACTTGTCTTTTATGGCCTTATATTTTCACCTTGAGAAACAATTGAGTTTCTACAATAACCAAGATATACAAAAAATTTCTTGAAGTTTTTCTTCTCTAAGAGAGAGTCTCCTTCAATCTTTAACACAACAACATGTATCCAATTGTATTGGCCACTTtaaatttcaacccattttaCCTTAGGAAATAAAACTCCTCCAATAAGTTTATAGTAGAAAACTCTTACCAAGTAAAGAAAGGACTATCCTTTAATTTCTACAAAGGACTTCCAATgcattaaaatgttaaaaacacAGTTATTACAATTAGTTACAAGGATCataaacaataacattaaaAGTCTCAAAACTATAAATTTGTAGATGTTGCCTGATTTAATTGATTATAGTATTTACATAATTGATTAAATTCATCAAACTTCTAAACAATGGCCAAAATATAAACCCcaaaagaaatatatgtttAGCCCAAATACAAGGCCTTATGAAAAGactcattacaaaaaaaaaggttaatcCTATACAAAATATACTACTCCTAATCGTATATTTACAATCAAGGAAAATGATTGCGTTTTTCCACTGATCCATGTTGCAACTCCTTAAATGGGTTTTCATTATTTATCGATAGAATTTACTAACAACCATAATCAATAAGTAATTACCTACTATCAACAGTTTCGCTGTCACTAATTACTAACAGATTTCACAACCTATTGGTAAATTTTAACAACGACCATTTAGCAACAAATTTTTTATCGTCAATAATTCGTTGATAAACTCAAATTACCAaccaattttcgttattttcgATGAATTGTGTCGGTCGATAATAcatgattttcttgtagtgaagaCACCATAGAGAGACACATATGGTACTTTCTAAAACACAATGCCAGCATACACAATCACATTGACTTTTACTATGCAATGTCGTTTGTCACATCAACAAATGTTTAACGTCATTAGATGACGAGAACATTATCCATTCATTAATAAAGTTTGAAGATGAAAGTGATTCAAAGTTTCACATAAAAACAAAGTCCAAATtcacataaaatttcaaaaattaaaaacacatttaacccAAATGTAATCTAACAAAAGAACTATCTAAAGTTATTAAAGCATACTAAGTTTTAGATCCAAACTAATTATTTCAACACATAAATATGCATTTTTAGATTATTGTAAAAGATATACATATGCACTTAACCCCAACACGAGGGAAAATTGGCTTGGCTTCACCAAGTACTCTTTTGCACcttcaatattatattaacattCTATCTCCCTCATTGCTCAAAACGAGGATGAATAAATGAATTTGAGTTAGATTTGAAGGTaaaatttgtgttgtttcttttaagaaatttagagataaaaacGAATAGATTTGAGAGTGAAGtttatgaaagtttgtgaatgatttgattgatgtgataggtaaaaaattaagttgtaatagattaaaatgtaagattactattttacccttatagttaaaattaatattatatatatatatatatatatatatatatatatatatatatatatatattataatatataataataataatgctaCGACACATGATCAACACACCtacctttttcatttttgaagcTTCTAGAGCAAAGCCCCTACATAAGGAAATGCAAAGGCTATCAAATTTGTCATTGACATTTTTCGCTTGTTCAAGTGAAGTATTGGTGGCATCCACCAACATGATCACCCTATTTTGCAAACCACAATCAAGAATTGATTGTAACGAAAATGGGAATCGATTCTAATGAAAAATGTAgaatctatttaattaattccCTCACACTTATAAAACTTTGTAAAAACTAAGGACATTAGTGTAAAAATACAATTCTCAACCACAAATCTCCTCATCTCAAGCGAGACAACATCATGTAATAATTCCGCAAATTCACTCATTCCTTCGTTCTCAAAGCACatgaaacaaacacaaatgaataTTACAAATCCACGTCTCACAATTCCTTTGAACATGAaatcttttaaagaaaatacaatACCAAGTTATTTTGTTATATGCATACACAAGTTAAcatacaacatttttttttccgtgTTATTAGTGTAAAGTATTGAAAACTGTAGAAGTTATTTGTGGTTGAAAGAATGTGTAGATGTTTTCTCCATGACCCAAAAGTTTAAAACATTCTTTAGGtcataaaaacttatatttttagtttacgTAAGTTCTTGATTAGCTAAAACTTTCTCGTATGCAAAACTTAACTTCAAACCCAAAATTTCAAATCTGTTTGTTGTATTGGAATATTATTATTCTCTACCAATATACATTTTggttcttttgtttctttctttccaataaaagaaaagagtgaAACGAACACGAAACATTCTTTTGTTAGCATGCTAAAAAGATGGTTCAACTATTTACCAAAAAAGGAAAGTTGGTTTCATCAACATTACAACACTAGCAAGGTTTGATATGAGTGGTTTTGGTGTCATAGGTTCCTAGTTCCAACCCCAACCCGTTGTTCTTGCACGCACCCTTCAAAACCTTAATCAAATCCACACACATGCTCCTCACGTGCTCCTCCCACCCCCTCTGCATAACCAATAAAATCACTGCCACACCGTTTCGCTTTGCCACGTCATCCCTCACCTTCACATTACCGCTCAAACAGCACAAGCTCCACAGCACCACCACTGCGTCCTCCGCCGCGGCCTTCGCCGCCTTCGTCACTCTCTCCACTACCGCCGCTGCACATGAAGGCTCCGCTGCCATCGCCTCCCTCCCCTCCGCGCATGTGGCCAGCACCGCCAGTACCCTCAGACACCTCTCCGCCGTCTTCGCCGACGAACACTCTCGTAAAAATTTCGAAACCAATTCGACAACACCGCAATTAACTAGTTCCACCTTCGCGGAGCGAGTCACCGAAACGACGCCTAGAAACAACAAAACGGCATCGCGTAACTCCTCTCCACCGTCCTTCAAAAAACCTGTTACCGAAGACAACAGTCCTTGCGTTTCCGCGATGGATTTTGAGGACTGAAAATCGCACGCGAGAAACTCCAAAACTCTAACCGTTTCAATCTTCGATTTCGTAGATCCGTTTCGCAAAACGAAAATCATCGAATCAAAGCATTGTTGGCGAGCGTCGAAAATTAGCCTTCGGATTTTCTCTGGATTTCCGTTTTCTCGGAGGACCGAGTCGAGAAGGTAAATCGCGTTTTCAGACGCGTCTATCCGCGAACTGCACCTGGCCAGCGCGCGGACGATGGCAGCGTCGAAGCCGGGAAAGTAGGCAAGTTTCCGACGATTTTCGCCAGAGGTTGTGGCGAATTCGGCGATTTTGGAGAGGGTTCCGGCGAGGTCATCGTCGGCGGTTTGGATTTGGCGGAGGAGGGAGTGCAGGTTGTCGGCGGAGGAATCCGGCGAGGGAGGTTCGGCGGAGAGGAGCCACAGGCGGATGAGACGGTGAAGGGTGAGATTGGGAATGAAGTCTTTGGAGGGAAGAACCTGCATGGTGGCGGGACACGTGTCGTGTCCTGAGTCAAGCCAGTGCTGAATGCTGGCGCGATCGTATGTGACGCCGGTGCAGAGGCTCACGGGGGATTGCATCACGTCCATTGAAATTGGGCACCGAAAGAGACTCGGAACGGTGATGTATAACTTCTCCCTTATCTTTGCCATTCTTTCCTTTAATAGCAATGCTTTTGTTTTCTCTTCTGCTTCTTTCTCTTTGGTTTCTCACACACAGCACAACACAGAGCTTAAGAAGATAGAGGAGATATTATTATACACACACTTGACACAGAGTGTGGTCCATTTAAACGGGTGTGTGGTCCATTTAAACGGGTGTGTGGTCTTTGGTCAAACTTTTGTTTCTAATAACAGTGGGACTCTAACTGGAAAAATATGACAGAGTGAGAAGGGTGGTATTCAAGAGGAAAACGACATCTTTCATTGTTTGACCAatccttcaaatattttgaaaattttgaggTGCAGTTTTGTACAGATGTTTCACTAGGTCATCTTAACTTAAACGGTCatccattttcttttctttcttctattttcttctgTGATAACACATAtgaatcattttcattatttattaaaccAAGAAACGAGGGTTGAACCATGGTCACACTTCATAAATAGCTTTGAATTGAGAACCGAGAATATTAAGAGTGTTTAGGATATGACATCCAAGTTTGATGTGTTCAATAAGTATTTTTAAGGTGGGGTAGAATATATTTGGAAATGGTATTAATTAGCTTAGAAGGTAACTCTCctgaaaatgatgtaaagaatgggagttttgatttttttttattgaatttttttaatgttgtcaTCTATTGGACATTAAAAATCTATtagacattaaaaatacattgtattaatattttaaatattttcttaatatattttaaaatattgaaattaagaataattaatgtattatgaAAATACAGCAGAGAACAACAAAAGAAGTTTccaaagaatccaaattcaaaataatactGTTAGTTAGCATCTAAAAGCATCTAAAttgaagttatatatatatatatatatatattacttacaAGAGAGGAGTATATGAAAACTAAGCAAAAAGGGGAACGTATAGTTATCAAAGTCTCACAGAGTGTTTTCTTAGAATTGCTAAATATATAGTACCAACTTGcatattttgaataatattaCCCACTTGAGAATAAGTATCTTTTAGAAATAAgaatattacaataatttttaccattttctGTAATGGAACGCTTTTGTTTCGGCTAATTACTTTCCTGTTTTGATGAGCTAAAAAAGCTTAATTTTTCCTTTGCCATAGTGAAGAGAGCAAGTAGGTTTTATAACTCTATTTGTTTTTTCCATTGTGTTATCCCATGCATCTAATTTTGATTAGGGGAAATGAGCTAATACCGAATGTTAGAGATAAAGATATATCCCATGACTGCCTTTTATTGTGCTAACACTCAAATTACTTTAATTGCTTCTCAAAACTGTTTTTGCTGCTGCTCATTTGAAATAAATCAAAACCAGAACGTCTTggaataataaatatgattagaaGTAATTAAGAGATTATGAGTAATTATGAtctttgtatataaatatatatatttatatttttcaacaaaagGATGTAACTTGTCCTTTAAGTTGTTTCTATTTTCAAAAGAATGATTAATGTATAGTTATAAGAGTTAAAACCAAGTCATTAAAAGGttgaaaagtgatttttttaaatagaaaatcatgataacatgataaataaataaaaaagagaaagataCACATAATCTTCTTACACAATGAATAAAAGTAAGGaataaatacttaaaagatATAAACTTGAATGTTATTATCTACCATAGTTACTTATTCAcactttcacttttttttaatattttaattttttttatattctaaaattattaagtACCGTTCAGACTGTTAAAATAATATCTCTAAGAATATTAGAGTAATTTCTcaaaatactaaattattttggGTAGAACAACCTTACTGTAAATAGACCCCAAAACAGTAATGGAAGTTGAGTTAGTTGAATTGGTCTATATGATAATAAGAGAGAGAAGTTCATGGGAGTGATGCTTGTGCCAGAATACCTGCCTTAAAAAATGTGGTCAATGAATTCTCAAAAACTCTCTGGTTTTGTGGAATTTCATAAAGTTGTGTTGACCAGCCTTGTTTTCTTCATCTTACAACTTCTCAACTCGATAGTAACAACCGGCTAAAGTCACAAGCAAGTTTTCCATAAACAACATACCCAAAACCTCAACCACTCTTGACTCAAGAACTTCACCTACTATTGTTTgacataatcaaaataattatagtcaAGCACCACTGTGAATTGAAATTAACgtttatttttggaaaatcatatttaacctgTTGGATGATAACATGAGCATATATTCTTCTATCCACCCAAATTATTTGTtgctttaatatttataatctgtatcaaataaattatatgtttttttacaaggtcctgttatttttttttctaatataaatcatcttaatattattaatgaattGAAAAGAATGACTAACTATTAAGTAaactttattagttttaatatataagtagaaATACTTTAAACTGAAAATAATTTGGAGAAACATATTACATATCAATAATTACGCATGGATTCAAAGCCGTccatatatgcatatatatatatatatatatatatatatata is a window of Vigna unguiculata cultivar IT97K-499-35 chromosome 4, ASM411807v1, whole genome shotgun sequence DNA encoding:
- the LOC114180235 gene encoding U-box domain-containing protein 28-like, with translation MAKIREKLYITVPSLFRCPISMDVMQSPVSLCTGVTYDRASIQHWLDSGHDTCPATMQVLPSKDFIPNLTLHRLIRLWLLSAEPPSPDSSADNLHSLLRQIQTADDDLAGTLSKIAEFATTSGENRRKLAYFPGFDAAIVRALARCSSRIDASENAIYLLDSVLRENGNPEKIRRLIFDARQQCFDSMIFVLRNGSTKSKIETVRVLEFLACDFQSSKSIAETQGLLSSVTGFLKDGGEELRDAVLLFLGVVSVTRSAKVELVNCGVVELVSKFLRECSSAKTAERCLRVLAVLATCAEGREAMAAEPSCAAAVVERVTKAAKAAAEDAVVVLWSLCCLSGNVKVRDDVAKRNGVAVILLVMQRGWEEHVRSMCVDLIKVLKGACKNNGLGLELGTYDTKTTHIKPC